From Brachyspira pilosicoli, a single genomic window includes:
- the nusB gene encoding transcription antitermination factor NusB, translating into MSEEINNNNEEVNAEAPKKAIKKKVIVKSKEKIKDLDLSKYGTRRQARIYAVMALYSYEINEKKVSINELLNFEYDDKKAANNSFTKELVEGTINNLQKIDSIIEKYSKNWNISRIQYVDKSIIRMSIYSLIYLKDIPKSVIIDEAVEIAKIFGDKDSYKFVNGILDAIQEEDIQ; encoded by the coding sequence ATGTCTGAAGAAATAAACAATAATAATGAAGAAGTAAATGCTGAAGCACCTAAAAAAGCTATCAAGAAAAAAGTGATTGTAAAATCTAAAGAAAAAATAAAAGATTTAGATTTATCAAAATATGGAACAAGAAGACAGGCAAGAATATATGCGGTTATGGCTTTGTATTCTTATGAAATAAATGAGAAAAAAGTAAGTATAAATGAACTTTTAAATTTTGAATATGATGATAAAAAAGCAGCTAATAATAGTTTTACTAAAGAGCTTGTTGAAGGCACTATAAACAATTTACAAAAAATAGACAGTATTATAGAAAAATATTCTAAAAACTGGAATATTTCAAGAATACAGTATGTAGATAAATCTATAATAAGAATGTCTATATATTCGCTTATATATTTAAAAGATATACCAAAATCTGTGATAATAGATGAGGCTGTAGAAATAGCTAAAATATTTGGTGATAAAGATTCTTATAAATTTGTTAATGGGATTTTAGATGCAATACAAGAAGAAGATATACAATAA
- a CDS encoding heavy metal translocating P-type ATPase, with the protein MKMTLKIGGMHCAACSRAVERALKKTEGIEEANVNIATEKAVFNYDEKKIKYDDIVNVIVKAGYQVLGKEEDPAVVKAREIKEQKIRLIVSAIFSIPLFYISMAPMVSLVKFPIPSFLVHHLNPQVFSIVAIFLCVPVMISGYKFYTLGFPALFRGSPNMDSLVAIGTTAAFSYSIYSTVLAFIGLNPHGDNLYYESAAVIITLVQFGKYLEARSKGKTGEAIKKLMGLQPKTATIIKDGEEKEIKIADVKVDDIVLVRPGEKIPVDGEIIEGYSSVDESMLTGESIPVEKSVGDKVVGASINKTGSFKFKAQKVGADTALAQIIKLVEDAQGSKAPIAHIADVVSSYFVPAVITIALISGIIWFIALHNFVFSLTVFVSVLVIACPCALGLATPTAIMVGTGKGAELGILFKNAEALEVSGKINAVMFDKTGTLTEGKPYVTDIISDDKDKLLLIAASAENGSEHPLGEAIVREAKEKNIKLLNIENFKAIAGFGIEVFIDNKKVLMGNDKLMNKKNINIENYNSYMDKLSKEGKTPMYVAYDNKLLGIIACADKLKKESIEAINRLHKLGIKTAMITGDNKNTANSVAKEAGIDIVFAEVLPEEKSNEVKKLQEQGSTVAMVGDGINDAPALTQANVGIAIGSGTDVAIESADIVLVKSNTNDVVTAIELSKATMRDIKQNLFWAFCYNVIGIPIAAGVLHVFREPLIASSIGGFLTAIMGKDLLLNPIFAALAMSLSSVSVVTNALRLNFFKPSK; encoded by the coding sequence ATGAAAATGACTTTAAAAATAGGAGGCATGCACTGTGCTGCATGTTCAAGGGCAGTAGAGAGAGCATTAAAAAAAACAGAAGGCATTGAAGAAGCCAATGTTAATATAGCTACTGAAAAAGCAGTGTTTAATTATGATGAAAAGAAGATTAAATATGATGATATAGTTAATGTTATTGTAAAAGCAGGATATCAAGTTTTGGGCAAAGAGGAAGACCCTGCAGTTGTAAAGGCAAGAGAGATAAAAGAGCAGAAAATAAGGCTTATAGTATCAGCAATATTTTCCATACCTTTGTTTTATATATCAATGGCACCTATGGTAAGTTTAGTTAAATTTCCAATACCTAGTTTTTTGGTGCATCATTTAAATCCTCAAGTTTTTTCTATAGTTGCAATATTTTTATGCGTACCTGTTATGATATCAGGATATAAATTTTACACATTAGGTTTTCCTGCGCTTTTCAGAGGAAGCCCTAATATGGATTCGCTTGTGGCAATAGGAACTACTGCAGCATTCAGTTATAGTATTTATTCTACTGTTTTGGCATTTATAGGACTTAATCCTCATGGAGATAATCTTTACTATGAATCAGCTGCTGTTATAATTACATTAGTACAATTTGGTAAATATTTAGAAGCAAGAAGCAAAGGAAAGACAGGAGAGGCAATAAAAAAACTTATGGGGCTTCAGCCTAAAACTGCCACTATAATAAAAGACGGAGAAGAGAAAGAGATAAAAATTGCAGATGTAAAAGTTGATGATATAGTGTTAGTTCGTCCGGGTGAAAAAATTCCTGTTGACGGAGAAATAATAGAAGGATACAGCAGTGTTGATGAATCTATGCTTACAGGGGAGAGCATACCTGTTGAAAAAAGTGTTGGAGATAAAGTAGTTGGTGCTTCTATAAATAAAACAGGAAGTTTCAAATTTAAAGCTCAAAAGGTAGGAGCTGATACTGCATTAGCACAGATTATAAAACTTGTGGAAGATGCTCAGGGTTCAAAAGCTCCAATAGCACATATTGCAGATGTTGTTTCTTCATACTTTGTACCTGCAGTAATAACTATAGCTTTGATATCAGGGATAATTTGGTTTATAGCTCTTCATAATTTCGTATTCTCTTTAACAGTATTTGTATCGGTACTTGTTATAGCTTGTCCTTGTGCTTTAGGGCTTGCTACACCTACTGCAATAATGGTTGGTACTGGAAAAGGTGCTGAGCTTGGAATACTTTTTAAAAATGCTGAAGCTTTAGAAGTTTCAGGTAAAATAAATGCAGTAATGTTCGATAAGACAGGCACTCTTACAGAGGGAAAGCCTTATGTTACTGACATTATTTCTGATGATAAAGATAAACTTCTTTTAATAGCGGCAAGTGCTGAAAATGGAAGCGAACACCCTTTAGGTGAGGCAATAGTGAGAGAAGCAAAAGAAAAAAATATAAAACTACTTAATATAGAAAATTTTAAAGCTATAGCTGGTTTCGGTATAGAAGTATTTATTGATAATAAAAAAGTTTTAATGGGTAATGACAAACTCATGAATAAAAAAAATATCAATATAGAAAATTATAATTCATATATGGATAAACTTTCAAAAGAAGGTAAGACTCCTATGTATGTTGCTTATGATAATAAACTTTTAGGAATAATTGCATGTGCTGATAAATTAAAAAAAGAAAGCATTGAGGCAATAAATAGACTTCATAAACTTGGAATAAAAACTGCAATGATAACAGGCGACAATAAAAACACAGCTAACTCAGTTGCAAAAGAAGCAGGTATCGATATTGTATTTGCAGAAGTACTTCCAGAAGAAAAATCTAATGAAGTAAAAAAACTTCAAGAACAAGGTTCTACTGTTGCTATGGTAGGCGATGGTATAAATGATGCCCCTGCCCTAACCCAAGCGAATGTTGGAATAGCTATTGGAAGCGGTACTGATGTTGCAATTGAGAGTGCTGATATAGTATTAGTAAAATCAAACACTAACGATGTTGTGACTGCCATAGAATTGAGCAAAGCTACTATGAGAGATATAAAACAAAATCTATTCTGGGCCTTTTGCTACAATGTAATAGGTATACCAATTGCAGCAGGAGTTTTGCATGTATTTAGAGAGCCTTTAATAGCTTCTTCTATAGGAGGATTTTTAACTGCTATTATGGGTAAGGATTTGCTTTTAAATCCTATATTTGCTGCTCTTGCTATGAGTTTAAGTTCTGTTTCTGTTGTTACTAATGCTTTGAGATTAAACTTTTTTAAACCAAGTAAATAA
- a CDS encoding chemotaxis protein CheW, with translation MAEIEQQPIENNENKVDVENSINLVTFKLGNNEYAIDIMQAKEIIKMEKITLIPNAPDYVEGVINLRGNIIPIVDLKKRFNLEENEGEKNTGIIIVKIDDVDMGIIIDAISKVVSISTSNIQPPPPMLSGIGQKYIKGVAKLEDKLLVVLDLEKLIVGDDDDMEENIEN, from the coding sequence ATGGCTGAAATAGAACAACAACCTATTGAAAATAATGAAAATAAGGTTGATGTAGAAAATAGTATTAACTTAGTTACTTTTAAATTAGGTAATAATGAATATGCTATAGACATTATGCAGGCTAAAGAAATTATTAAAATGGAAAAAATTACGCTTATACCTAATGCACCAGATTATGTTGAAGGCGTTATTAATCTTAGAGGAAATATTATACCAATAGTTGATCTAAAAAAGAGATTTAACTTAGAGGAAAATGAAGGTGAAAAGAATACTGGTATTATCATTGTAAAAATAGATGATGTAGACATGGGTATTATTATAGATGCAATCTCCAAAGTAGTATCTATTTCTACTTCTAATATACAGCCTCCTCCTCCTATGTTGTCTGGAATAGGTCAAAAATATATTAAAGGTGTAGCTAAATTAGAAGATAAATTATTAGTCGTTCTTGACTTGGAAAAACTAATAGTCGGCGATGATGACGATATGGAAGAAAATATAGAAAATTAA
- a CDS encoding tetratricopeptide repeat protein, with the protein MQYKKKIYNKKIEKKLQSIRIFVFILSIGALGLISIISLNVAINQGKIKLNPRIVDEYTLAQEYYRKKDYNKAKSILKKEIATTIDPKKEYEANILLGKIYNDTENYEEALRIFSSVSNSLYFDEELKHNIGITYLNMEMYDDALVTLEEALSINSNYVPTLLTIGKFYMDRDLPRLAKGYYERVLKLEENDEAMFNVGIIALNEGMQSLAYDTLSKLVRKSNNEYADMAANVLGDIYVIAGDTDSAIEMYLKSLANSKTQVESVKRLVKVYEQVEDYDSIKKVYEQILNQNPNDIDTIIALGNLYEEENDYDKAIKYYYRLSKIKNYTNAYEAIGLLANAYYKGNHLEEAEDNYKKIIMLDKKDDLYKTALERLGDITYRQKAFTTSLKYYKEIYTIETNKAIFKPRLGELELYYGNSDRGIKLLENSIKESVGNAFPSRTLAIYYESIGNYNEALNYYNYTLSKYPDDRESLYRAGMLYYKNREYKKANESLLVAANDENNTTFIRETAWKTLATMMEEIRSYNEASLYYRALVEMSPKVENYMLYGNYCYRRLQYNDAIYAYSEALSIAEDKKEMFDINLALGKCYFRLNELDNAEESYRNALNYNGGDSQAKEGLRQVLNKKNNFNF; encoded by the coding sequence ATGCAATACAAGAAGAAGATATACAATAAAAAAATTGAAAAAAAACTTCAAAGTATACGAATCTTTGTATTTATATTGTCTATAGGAGCATTAGGCTTAATTTCTATAATATCTTTAAATGTAGCAATTAACCAAGGCAAAATAAAATTAAATCCAAGAATAGTAGATGAATATACCTTAGCTCAAGAATATTATAGAAAAAAAGATTATAATAAAGCAAAATCAATATTAAAAAAAGAAATAGCAACAACTATAGATCCAAAAAAAGAATATGAAGCAAATATTTTATTAGGCAAAATATATAATGATACAGAAAATTACGAAGAAGCTTTAAGGATATTTAGTTCTGTAAGTAATTCTTTATATTTTGACGAAGAATTAAAACATAATATAGGAATAACATATTTAAATATGGAGATGTATGATGATGCTTTAGTAACTTTAGAAGAGGCATTATCTATTAATTCAAATTACGTACCTACCCTACTTACTATAGGTAAATTTTATATGGATAGGGATTTACCTCGCTTAGCTAAAGGGTATTATGAAAGAGTACTCAAGCTTGAAGAGAATGACGAGGCCATGTTTAATGTTGGCATAATAGCTTTGAATGAAGGAATGCAAAGCTTAGCTTATGATACTTTAAGTAAATTAGTAAGAAAAAGCAATAATGAATATGCTGATATGGCTGCTAATGTTCTTGGGGATATATATGTTATAGCAGGAGATACAGACAGTGCTATAGAAATGTATTTGAAAAGTTTGGCTAATTCAAAAACACAGGTAGAATCGGTAAAAAGATTAGTAAAAGTATATGAACAAGTTGAAGATTATGATTCTATTAAAAAAGTATATGAGCAGATATTAAATCAGAATCCTAATGATATTGATACTATTATAGCTTTGGGAAATTTATACGAAGAAGAAAATGATTATGATAAGGCTATAAAATATTATTACAGACTATCTAAAATAAAAAATTATACTAATGCCTATGAGGCTATAGGGCTACTTGCAAATGCCTACTATAAGGGAAATCATTTAGAAGAGGCTGAAGATAATTATAAAAAGATAATTATGTTGGATAAAAAAGATGATTTATATAAAACAGCTTTAGAAAGACTCGGAGATATTACTTATAGGCAAAAAGCATTTACAACTTCATTGAAATATTATAAAGAGATATATACTATAGAAACTAATAAAGCAATATTTAAACCAAGATTAGGAGAATTAGAATTATATTATGGAAACTCAGACAGAGGAATTAAATTACTTGAAAACTCAATAAAAGAATCTGTGGGAAACGCTTTTCCTAGCAGGACTTTAGCTATATATTATGAAAGCATAGGTAATTACAACGAGGCTTTAAATTATTATAATTACACATTATCAAAATACCCAGATGACAGAGAAAGTTTGTATAGAGCTGGTATGCTATACTATAAAAATAGAGAATACAAAAAAGCAAATGAATCTTTATTAGTAGCAGCCAATGATGAAAATAACACTACATTTATAAGGGAAACTGCTTGGAAAACTTTGGCTACAATGATGGAAGAAATTCGCTCATATAATGAAGCAAGCTTATATTATAGGGCACTTGTAGAAATGTCTCCTAAAGTAGAAAATTATATGCTTTATGGTAATTATTGTTATAGAAGGCTTCAATATAATGATGCTATATATGCTTATAGTGAAGCTTTGTCTATAGCAGAAGATAAAAAAGAAATGTTTGATATTAATTTAGCTTTAGGTAAATGCTATTTTAGATTAAATGAATTGGACAATGCTGAAGAAAGTTATAGAAATGCTTTAAATTATAATGGAGGAGATAGTCAAGCTAAAGAAGGATTGAGACAAGTATTAAACAAAAAGAATAATTTTAATTTTTAA
- a CDS encoding DUF4405 domain-containing protein yields MKNIIKIFIDIIMTVLFFILLAYNLTGRTIHEYLGFLIFAFFILHHILNFNWCKNLFKGKYNLTRSFNTFINFMLFICMLGLIITGVLFNKDIVEFFNLSSIKVVNKKLHVICSYWGFIFMSAHLGMHWGIFINMSKKFINIKKQICITIALLIAIYGIVSFIKRDLLNVMLLITKLTNYDEPAMFFFMDHIAIMGLFIFITYYLHILSNKLNKTEH; encoded by the coding sequence ATGAAAAATATAATTAAAATATTTATAGATATAATAATGACAGTTCTTTTTTTCATTTTATTAGCATATAATCTAACAGGCCGTACCATACATGAATATTTAGGATTTTTGATTTTTGCATTTTTCATACTTCATCATATATTAAACTTTAATTGGTGCAAAAATCTATTTAAGGGCAAATATAATTTAACCAGATCATTTAATACATTTATAAATTTTATGCTTTTTATATGTATGCTTGGGTTAATTATAACTGGTGTATTATTTAATAAAGATATAGTAGAATTTTTTAATCTTAGCAGTATCAAGGTAGTTAATAAAAAACTACATGTAATTTGCAGCTACTGGGGATTTATATTTATGTCTGCACATTTAGGAATGCATTGGGGTATATTTATAAATATGAGTAAAAAATTTATAAATATAAAAAAACAAATATGCATAACAATCGCTTTATTAATAGCTATATATGGAATAGTTTCATTTATAAAAAGAGATTTACTCAATGTAATGCTTTTAATTACAAAGCTTACTAATTATGATGAGCCAGCTATGTTTTTCTTTATGGACCATATTGCTATAATGGGGCTGTTTATATTTATTACTTATTATTTACACATATTAAGCAACAAATTAAATAAAACTGAGCATTAA